ggactacaggtccaaaaacctcacgtttagcaagtgagtctaattctgattgaattgccttttgccattctggccaatcacatcttcgtcgacattcttcgacgaatttaggctcaagactttcactatcttgcatgaggttaagtgcaacattatatgcaaaaacattatcaaccgtgattttagatcgatctaattttatctcatcaccgaaagaacttattgaaagttcttcattcacttgagtctcgggttcactgatttcttcaggaatatcaggtttactcaaatcttgaccttcttcaggaggttctattgtagtatcatctttattatttctcacgcttctctttctaggatttttatcctttgaacccaacggtctaccacgcttttagcgtgtttgggattcagaagctatgatacttgtagatggtccttttgggacatcaatccggataggtacattcactacagggatatgtgacttagttatccgtttcaaatcagtaaatgcatctggcatttgatttgctattttctgcaagtggatgatcttctggacctcctatTCACATGTGCGgatacgtggatcaaaatgtgatagtgatgaaacttttcacgcaattctttttcctttttcgggttcctttttctctccccctaatgacgggaaaattgtttcatcaaaccgacaatctgcaaatcgagcagtgaataaatctccagtcaacggttcaaggtatcgaattatagagggtgagtcaaacccaacatatatgcccaaccttcgttgagggcccatttttgtacgttgtggtggtgctacaggcacatataccgcacaaccaaaaattcttaaatgggctatatttggttcatgaccaaatactaattgcgatggagagtatttattataatgtgtcggtctgagacgtacaagtgctgctgcatgtaagatagcatgacccccaaacagtaattgacaattttgttttcattagtagaggtcttgctatcaattgtaggcgctttataaatgactctgcaaggccattttgagtatgaacacgagcaacaggatgttcaatttttatcctaattaataagcaataatcattaaatgtttgggatgtaaattctccagcattatcaaggcgaatggccttaattggataatttgggaattacgctctcaatcttattatttgtgctaacaacttcgcaaatgccaggttgcgagatgataacaggcacacatgagaccatctagatgatgcatctattaggaccataaaatatcgaaataatccactaggtggatgaataggtccacatatatctccatgtatacgctctaaaaaacTAGGAgatcgatgccaaccttcagggtcgatggtctggcaattaatttgccttgataataagcagcacatgaaaattcattatttgtaagaatcttctggttctttaacggatgtccagttgaattttcaagaattcatctcatcattattgatccaggatgacctattcgatcatgccatagcacaaatgtatttggatcgGTAAACTTCTATTTTATGATCATATgcgcttcaattgcactaatttttgcataatataagcCAGATGatagagttggtaatttttccaaaatatatttctggcctgagacactcttggttttaccaagatattcaatattcatttcatttagtgtctcaacatgatatccatttctgcgaatatctttaaaacttaacaaatttcttgggaatttagaaaaaaatagtgcatcttctataacaatttgtgtccccttaggcagaattatagtagctcttccggagccttctatcatttttgaattaccagaaattgtagtaacattagcttttcttttaagtaaattggaaaaatatttctcgtatttaaaaatagcatgagttgttccactatcaattacacaaatatcctcttgatttatcattgatccaaacaagatttgaggcatttccatattttcttcaataaaaaataaaataagtattaacacatggtatattacacaaattttatttatttacattgactaggaaaatacaaacatcatatttaatacagataaaaagaaaaatatttacatattattagtcttgtcgatattcatattttcgtccgaaaaattaaagaaatcagttacatccaaatgcatgggctcaatattatctttagagataaaatttgtctctggattattttctgcccttttcagagatgcctgatatagctgaacaaggcgctttgatgaccggcaaattcgcgaccagtgccccacacctccacatctatgacatattgtttctgaattattcttcggtaaagcttctggctttttaccctgccttttatattgctggttatttctcggtgccaactgagcatcatgattaaaatttcttctttgaccatgaccatgaccacgactggggccatggcctctttctcgttggttataatttgcctgatttacttcagggagtggcaaagaaccaactgaccgactatcatgatttttcattaatagttcattatgtctttcagcaataagaaggtgagaaagtaattcagaatattttttaaattctttttcgcgatattgctgctgcaggagcatattcgcgggtggaaatgtggagtatatcttttcaagtttatcttgctcagtgatctcttctccgcataaatttaactgagctataattctaaatagagcagaattatatttagttatatttttgaaatccattaatctcagatttagccaatcatgacgagcttgtggaagcatgaccaacttcaggtggtcatatctttcttttaaatttttccataaTTTAAGGGGgccttttaatgtaagatattgtaattttagcccctcgtcaagatggtgacggagaaatatcatggctttagcacggtcttgattggatgtcatattgtcatctttaatggtgtctgccagacccattgattctaaatgaatttcggcatcaagtgcccatgatgagtagccttttccagagatatcaagagcagtaaattcaatttttgaaatatttgccattttatgaaaataaaattaaataaaactcttaccattttttgttaccttgaaaaattagccggagtctcgtgctgataacgtgttgtaaTATAAAGTAACTTGGCAAATATAAAAgagggagaaaagaaaaaaaaacagagagcagtatgttttcttcttctatatCTGCGTGTTTCATCCTTTAGATGCTAAGGATATTTATACACATATAGATGGCTAAAGGAAGAGGGAAATTAGTGGGTTGCCCACTTTTAGTGGGCCCCACgtgtataatataatattaagtgGACAATTCACTTTCATAATAATCTACtaatattagaaaaatattaaagacAGAGGGAACCTAAGACTGATTTTTACATATATAAGAATGGTTTCATGACAGACTACATATTACCATAAACTTTGTAAGCTTACTTGGAACTATAAAGATATCTATAAAATGAAGTTGATTTCTCATACGTTATTTCAATTAATAGTTGTTACTTTCTTCGTTTCATTTGGTTTGTTttacaattttctttttagtttatttttaaaaataatgtcttttttttataattctttaatcttaaattttcaaatgacaTGCTTaattaagaccacaagattaaatgaCATTTTGATACAATTTGTCTATTGTTaatttaacatcacaaagtttaatttatttatttttcttaaatttcgtgttgaataaaaatcatacaAATAGGGCCgaaaaaatatctcaaaaaacTGTGTCTTGTTAATTCCAATTTTCCTCAGCAAAAACATATAATTTTCTAAAACTAAAATAATTGAGTGATCCTCTTAAAAATcaatcataaaatacatacacTTTTTGTGGCATCCATAAAGAATGATAATATGAATTTCTATAATTCACAGTTAAGGTTGAAGTATATGAATATGCTAGATAAAGAGCTCATGCTAACATGAGCCCAATATATGTCCCTTCTTTTGTTTCATTTATGTAACACAAATAAAATGTGGagtcaatcaaatttttatatattttaagtggTTAGTTATTATGGTTTATAGTATAATTTACGCAATTATCagataatatatgttactctaTTTGTTCTCATTTATATGAAATTTTGAGGGTCAGgcaaatatttaatattttaagttattaataATTTGATTCCTAATAATTTTACCTAATTTTTACGTAATTATGTTACTCTCTTTGTTCTAATTTATGTGGCAAAAATGAAGTTACGGGAGTAACCAAATTTTATATaagatttttaaatattaaaattgttAACTATTGCGATTTagaataatttaaaagtaattttcatataatatatgttactttatatatttcaatttatgtggtaTAGTTGAAATTTGATAgtcaattaatattttaatatatatttttagatattttaatttattaattatagaattttcatttaaatatttttatgtaatttataaatatataaattattaaaaatttctttttaataatttaatataaaaataatcaaattatcCTTTAATGCAATTTTTATTGCTAGAACCACACATATCGTTGAAGATTGTGTACTTCTAGCTAGGACAATATGTGTGCTTCTAGCCACTTATTAGATAGTAgagtaatatataatatacatatgaaaaataaaaaagatggtAATGAAAGTGCATAATTTGCTTAAGTTCATCTGTAATATTTCTTTAGATTAAATTGACTTAATACTCTCACTAATTTATATTAAGTGAAATATTGAGgcaataaaatatcttttaagaaAAGATTTAAAGACATAAATTAAAggttatttttcattattaactttttgataattttcaaattattctcctaaaatttataaaataattaataatcttattaaatgaagggtaatatgaaaaaaaaaatcaataagtttcttgaattttaaataattcaCTTGTTTTgaactataaaaaaattctatgATTCACCTGAAGGGAGTATTaggtaaatttatttttatacttcCTCTTTCTCAATTCATATGACATATTTTTTGTTTAGTCAATTCTAAAAAGAATAACATGCTtcatttatttgaattttttaaatgaaattaatattttaccTATCTTGAGTCCATTTATTTGGCAAAAAGTCCacttattttttcatttagaCCCAGGGTTGTGTTATGGTTGGTTCAGTTCGATTTTAAAGTTTATCAATTTGGTTTATCAGTTGTTTGTAGACATACTAAACCTTtataaaactattaaaataTTGGTTTATCAGTTATTATCGTTATCAGTTAGATTATTAAGTTAACCGTTAAGATTTGACACCAcaaataattataattgaaaatcaCTTAGAAATAAGGTGACAAACAAATAAACGATGCACATAAGTTGACAGATTGCATCTTGCTCAAAAGCAAACAATAACACATTGTAGAATAATCAAAAGTTTGAGACAGATggaaataaaaacataaaactAAATTCTAAGTCAAAAGACTTTATAATTcgaatgatataaatataacttattaatttaataatgGATTATCGGTTATCTCGTTATGGAAAAAACCGCAAACCATAAGAACTGATAAcctaataataaaaatttaaaacccTTACTAAAACCGTTAAACCAATAATCCGTTAtaataaatcaataacttttgatttgattttcaaCAAACCTaatttagacaatcatttaagtcttctcatattttttaaaatttcatgtcCAATCAAACTACctaatataaattgaaaagaaagtaatttttaaaataaaacaattaacttaatataaatattaaattaatacaaATATTAAAATTCTCATCATAATAATATAGGGCGAAAATCATTTTCACACCCAACtttgcttttaaaatcaaactcatccctcaactttgaacaataatcaaactCCCCCCTTTATTTCATGCATTATCCATTTTACCCTTGTTATAACACATATATTTAATatctctttatattatatataatttactttttaatatagatatttataactttttctttaagttctttaatattataagtagaataatatttttaagaatttatcacaaaatttaatattattcttataaccgttatttcaatataatatgcattaagtgtgtgtatatgtatgtatacgtaTATTTTTTCCACTATTTTACTCCACGCGTTTCATATTACTTGACTCTTCTTGATATATATGACACcccttaaaaaattaattagatgtgtattttactaaattaacattcttaataatattttaaagccttaaatttgactattattattttatgcagttatttaatactaagtgtagaaataaaaagatattaaaattttcttaaattttaaaaattggacaagtaaattaaaacaactatttttaaaatgagAGTCAAGTAATATAAATGGCGGTGAGTATCCTCttctatataaataaacaagtttTGATTGGCATTGATcaaatattacataaattataatctaaaataatttaaaatctaaataataCAATCTTTAAAACTGTCCTTTTCTCTTCTATTTTCacttatataaataaatattaaagttttgattattattaataaaattaattttctcattatGCTAATTTACGTCATTATAGAATATCATTAACTTATATACTTAATTAGAATTTTTCACTTTGTccaaaaaataatgtttttgcatttaCGAAAATATTGTTAcattaaataagaaaatgaaaatatcaTGATTTCTAAAGAAGTAAAAGAAATTGATAATGAAAGAATATActagatattttaaaattttaattaggaTAAAGAGGAGAGTTTgattattattcaaaattgaggagagagtttgattttaaaagcaaaATTGGAGGATAAAGGGGCGTAAGCAGTTCTTCTTTCAAGCTATAATACATGGCGTAATCAGTTCTTCTTTCAAGCTATAATACACTCTCTTtattccatattaactgaatttctagagtttttttcattgttcaaagttcaaaataaatgtttgaaactttttccaTTAATaaagttttgtaattttctagGAATAAATTACActacttataaagttatattccAATAAAGAactatttgtatttatgatttcatatttaatcatttttatgatgatgattaaataaaagggtaatagagaaaaatatgatttaaattttattcttaaatattattttttaatatgtgtgcattatcttaaaaattcaactaatatgaaatagaggaaGTATCACTTAAATCTTCGAGATATACATCAACCATTTTCTAGGGCATAAACACAAGCCGGCCGCCGCCCTATAACACTCAAAGATATTATCAAAGCAAAGCATAAATTGGGAAAGTAAATTAACACatattatgaattcaatgaaaAGTAGCCGAAGCAAGAAATTAAATGAATATGAactaaacaaaaaaagaaggCAAGTTTGATGGATTCATAAAGGAATTTTGAAAGTTCATGGAGGCCAACTATGATAATACAAGAAGATTCTAGCCAACAATGATTACATTCATaccatattttcaaaaaaattgaaagcaaattatttcaaaaaaattaattatagcaAAATTAGCGGTTTGAGGTTGTCGTGGACCCCATGATTAGAGTGGTAACGAGCTGGCAAACCAAGTCATAGACAGTCTGTTTCTTAGCCCCGCCCCCACACCCACCCCCACCACCTCCaaataacatatacatatacactcACCATCACCATTTCTACCATCACTTCCTCCACAACTTCATACCCACGTCTCAAAATCCCTTCTTTCGCCCTTCTGAATCTTCATATCTTAATCGCCTCTATAGGCTCACCGGAGAATCAAGAAAATGGCCGAAGAAACCAAGAAACCAGCTTCTGAGACTACGCCGGCGACATCTCAAGAGGTTGTTGTCTCTGATGTCCCCGTGACGGAAAAGGAATCCACCCCTCAACCTGAACCGGTACCTGTTCCTGAGACGCCGGAAAAATCTGCTGCTCCGGCGTCGGAGGAAACTGATAAGGAAAAAACTCCAGTTACTGAATCTGCTTCGTTTAAGGAAGAGAGCAACAAAGTTGAAGAACTCCCAAATCCTGAGCAAAAGGCTTTAGCGGAGTTGAAACAATTGGTTCAAGATGCTCTGAACAAACATGAATTCACTGCTCCGCCGCCAGCCCCGCCGGCCAAGGAGGAGGAGAAGCAACCAGAGGCTGAAACAGCAGAACCTGTAGCCGCCGCTGTCGCagaggaggaaaaaaaggaagaatCTGCTGCTGCACCGGCAACGGCGGAGCCGGTGAAGGAAGAACCACCAGTTCAAGAGAAGAAAGAAGCTCCACCTGTtgtggaagagaagaaagaaattcCAGAGAAGGAAGTTCtagagaagaaagaaactcCACCACCAGCTCCGGCGGCGTCAGAGTCATCGGAGCCGGCCGAGAAAGTGACTGAAAAGGTTACAGCAGAAGAGGATGACGGTGCTAAAGCCGTTGAAGAAATCAAAGAGACGATTGTTGAAGTGACTGCCGCAAGTGCACCGGTGGAGGATGTAGCAGTTCCAGCAGAAGAAGTCCCACCAGCAGCAACGGAGGAAGAAGTCCTACCAGGAGCACCAGAAGAAGTTTCGATATGGGGAATTCCCTTATTAGCTGATGAGAGAAGTGATGTGATCCTTCTCAAGTTCCTCCGAGCCAGAGATTTTAAGGTGAAGGATGCTTTTGCTATGCTGAAGAGTGTTGTGGCATGGCGTAAGGAgtttaagattgatgaactcttggaagAAGATCTGTCAGGACTAGGACTAGGGAAAGTGGTGTACAATCATGGTGTGGACAAGGAAGGACATCCAGTGTGTTACAATGCATTCGGGGCATTTCAAGACAATGAATTGTATCAGAATACTTTTGCTGACAAGGAGAAGATGAACAAGTTCCTCAGATGGCGTATTCAGTTCATGGAGAAATCAATCAGGAATCTTGATTTTAGCCCTGATGGCATATGCACTTTTGTTCAGGTTATTGATCTCAAGAATTCACCTGGCCTTTACCTTTTCAAGAAAGAGCTTCGCCAGGCTACCAACCGTGCACTTCAGTTACTCCAGGACAATTACCCTGAATTTGTTGCCAAGCAGGTATACTCCTTGAgagttttttgaaaataaataaatactactGTAACAAAGTATGGTCTTTTCTCCTCATTTCTAGTACGTACGGTCCACCCTAACACTTATAAAAGGGGGAAATCTTTAATTGTGAATTGCTGCTATATGTTGGTAATTTAACTGGACGGACTTTGATGTTGATGGTAATGATGAAGGTGTTCATCAATGTGCCATGGTGGTATCCAGCTTACTACAGGATGATCAATGCACTTTTCACTACCAGGACCAAGAGCAAGTTTGTGTTTGCTGGCGCTTCAAGATCTGCTGAGACTCTCTTCAAGTCAGTATACTCTTTTTTAACTTTGTGTTTTctttctattcctattcctcCTATATATTGAGTGATGATCTTCGACCTAATATTTGAATGTTTTGACAATCAGATACATTGTCCCTGAGCAAGTGCCAGTTCAATATGGTGGACTTAGCAGGGAGGGTGAACAAGAATTCACCATTGCTGACCCTGCCACTGAGGATACCATTAAGCCTGCTTCCAAACACACCATTGAATTTCCAGTTACTGAGGTATACTAACACCCTCCATGACAAAATGTATTTATCGGAGTATAATTAGATTTAGATATATTACTGGTAAGCtatttgaaaaagaaagatcTAAGACATTACTTGTAACTCTCGAAGAAAAAGCTTTAAGTCAATACATCTTGGGGCATCTAactgactatatatatatatatatattgtaactTGCAGAATAGTAATTTGGTGTGGGAAGCAAGAGTAATAGGGTGGGATGTGTCCTATGGAGCTGAATTTGTACCAAGTGCTGAAGGTGGATACACAATCATTGTAGAGAAATCAAGAAAGATTGCAGCAACAGATGAAACAGTGATCACCAACAACTATATGGCACTAGAACCAGGCAAGATGGTTCTTACATTTGATAACCAAACATCTAAGAGGAAGAAGCTTGTCTACAGATCCAAGACCAAGCCCTCTGATTAAgacaaacacacacacacacacacacatatatatatatacatatatatatatattgaaagcTTTCAAAGATAGAAATTCCAGTGGAAAATAAGGAAGGTTCTTTTGTTCTTTCATAGTTTTCAAAAATTCTATTTCTCGTtgatattaaatttaattttgagtgtgggatatttatttaatatttgttgGCATTTTGTTTTTGGATTGTTTTCTGCTATATATGTGGAGGAAACAAGTTGGGGGTTGTAATGTGTTGGCTGGAATGTGGACAGAAAAACTTTGATTACTAGCTGTTGATACATTCCTGTAAAATTGTGTGTAAATCTGGTGTTCGTCCTTGCTGTTCTTTCTCTTTTTGTGCATGTTAGTGTTAATTAATGCCTCCCTACATTCCTTTGTCACTTTGCTCATAagaattttgttctttttttgtcttttatgtgatgatgATTTCATTATGTGATATATTTTGCGTACGCAAACTACGGTTAGCAGTAAACTGCTAGATGATTAATGTTAATATGTTATCATTTATATTGTTTTGTAAATTTAACATGATGCA
This region of Solanum dulcamara chromosome 9, daSolDulc1.2, whole genome shotgun sequence genomic DNA includes:
- the LOC129902662 gene encoding patellin-3-like; translation: MAEETKKPASETTPATSQEVVVSDVPVTEKESTPQPEPVPVPETPEKSAAPASEETDKEKTPVTESASFKEESNKVEELPNPEQKALAELKQLVQDALNKHEFTAPPPAPPAKEEEKQPEAETAEPVAAAVAEEEKKEESAAAPATAEPVKEEPPVQEKKEAPPVVEEKKEIPEKEVLEKKETPPPAPAASESSEPAEKVTEKVTAEEDDGAKAVEEIKETIVEVTAASAPVEDVAVPAEEVPPAATEEEVLPGAPEEVSIWGIPLLADERSDVILLKFLRARDFKVKDAFAMLKSVVAWRKEFKIDELLEEDLSGLGLGKVVYNHGVDKEGHPVCYNAFGAFQDNELYQNTFADKEKMNKFLRWRIQFMEKSIRNLDFSPDGICTFVQVIDLKNSPGLYLFKKELRQATNRALQLLQDNYPEFVAKQVFINVPWWYPAYYRMINALFTTRTKSKFVFAGASRSAETLFKYIVPEQVPVQYGGLSREGEQEFTIADPATEDTIKPASKHTIEFPVTENSNLVWEARVIGWDVSYGAEFVPSAEGGYTIIVEKSRKIAATDETVITNNYMALEPGKMVLTFDNQTSKRKKLVYRSKTKPSD